From the genome of Ammoniphilus sp. CFH 90114, one region includes:
- a CDS encoding C45 family peptidase: MRNYKGHFVTLHGSSAEIGKQQANTLKDIAQSDPTLLQSVLMPVPSISDTQLKETVTLLNDYCPGVTDEIHSFCEEMKVPPSQLIYMMSTYLTPGCSLGAVLPKKTKNAHTLVLRNYDLSPMLADFRLCDTQVVGKYHHIGFSASWFGRTEGINQEGLCVTFASCGMPTGNYPGMKKPAMKGLQFWAIVRSLLEQCKNVSEALALVNEMPTSSNMNLLIADASGQASLVETLDGSKVVRSAHVEEKGYLIATNHAHIPEIASLEQGRLKQSVQRYQVLNELLENQSEFMKGDLKEIMQLEYPKGLAVHNYDEFFGTIHSIVFDLNDRTLDLCFGSPVHNDWIQIKVGDPMPIREIDIQIQKQKYDDFWAIV; the protein is encoded by the coding sequence ATGAGAAATTATAAAGGTCACTTTGTTACATTACACGGTTCGAGTGCAGAGATAGGAAAGCAACAAGCCAACACGCTAAAGGACATAGCACAGTCTGATCCTACCTTACTCCAATCGGTTCTGATGCCGGTTCCTTCGATATCAGATACGCAGCTTAAAGAGACAGTTACTTTATTAAACGACTATTGTCCAGGAGTAACTGATGAAATTCATTCTTTCTGTGAGGAAATGAAGGTGCCGCCCAGCCAACTCATCTATATGATGAGCACCTATCTAACACCAGGATGCAGCCTTGGTGCAGTATTGCCAAAGAAGACAAAGAATGCGCATACTCTGGTTTTACGAAACTATGATTTGTCACCTATGCTGGCTGACTTTCGGTTGTGTGACACGCAGGTGGTCGGGAAGTATCATCATATTGGATTCTCTGCCTCCTGGTTTGGAAGAACCGAAGGGATCAATCAGGAAGGTCTTTGTGTTACCTTTGCATCCTGTGGAATGCCAACTGGTAACTACCCAGGGATGAAAAAACCTGCAATGAAGGGACTTCAATTCTGGGCAATCGTTCGTTCTCTTCTTGAACAGTGTAAAAATGTGAGTGAAGCACTAGCCCTGGTGAATGAGATGCCAACCTCATCTAACATGAATTTGTTGATTGCCGATGCTTCGGGCCAGGCTTCTTTGGTTGAGACTTTGGACGGTAGCAAGGTCGTGAGATCTGCTCATGTCGAGGAGAAAGGCTATCTGATTGCTACTAATCATGCACACATCCCGGAAATTGCAAGCCTGGAGCAGGGCAGACTAAAGCAATCCGTTCAACGCTATCAAGTATTAAACGAATTATTAGAGAATCAATCCGAATTTATGAAAGGGGATTTAAAAGAGATCATGCAGCTAGAATACCCCAAGGGATTAGCGGTTCACAATTATGATGAGTTCTTTGGTACGATTCACTCCATCGTATTTGACTTGAATGATAGAACCTTGGATCTGTGCTTTGGTTCTCCTGTCCACAATGATTGGATACAGATCAAAGTAGGAGATCCGATGCCGATTAGAGAAATAGATATACAAATACAAAAGCAAAAGTACGATGACTTTTGGGCTATTGTTTAG
- a CDS encoding DUF3231 family protein produces the protein MRIFDTLRDTVAPLLDGEKEPLHVGEVMHLWSYLHNTEVLIRLDQTTYNMTEDPGLKKKLDEHINQVNKPIVHDLREFLMKEGIPLPDTTPEKTLIGMNVPIPAGVKLTDEEIANLIAYNLVESIRYAVLSLTQAVRVDVTLLFAKFQMMKMNYSITLKPFMEERGWLNEPPYYHP, from the coding sequence TTGAGGATATTTGATACCCTAAGAGACACTGTTGCGCCCCTCTTAGATGGAGAGAAAGAACCGCTTCATGTAGGAGAAGTGATGCATCTATGGTCCTACCTTCACAATACGGAAGTCCTCATCCGTCTCGACCAAACCACTTACAATATGACAGAGGATCCTGGGTTAAAGAAGAAACTAGATGAGCATATCAATCAAGTAAATAAGCCGATTGTTCATGATTTAAGAGAATTTCTCATGAAAGAAGGGATTCCTTTACCCGATACCACTCCCGAAAAGACTTTGATCGGAATGAATGTTCCTATTCCTGCGGGTGTCAAATTAACAGATGAGGAAATTGCCAATCTTATCGCCTACAATCTAGTGGAGAGTATCCGATATGCTGTTCTTTCCCTTACTCAGGCTGTCCGAGTGGATGTGACATTATTATTTGCGAAATTTCAGATGATGAAGATGAATTACTCTATTACACTAAAGCCTTTTATGGAAGAACGAGGATGGCTAAACGAGCCACCTTACTATCATCCTTAG
- a CDS encoding DUF3231 family protein, producing the protein MNLFEIFKDAAAPFIDGKKRPLNTGEVMNLWFYLIGTNQTLRIDQVALNTTQDPELKAKLEEIIQEVHNPMIVELTDFFKKEGIPLPNTTPEKPMAHDLKDIPPDALISDEEIANLLVYNLYIGINSAVRGLTEAVRADVGMMFAKYEMMKLTYFITLKDLMKRRGWLHIPPYYRAE; encoded by the coding sequence TTGAACCTGTTTGAGATTTTTAAAGATGCTGCTGCTCCCTTTATTGATGGAAAAAAAAGACCCCTAAACACGGGGGAAGTGATGAATTTATGGTTTTATTTGATTGGAACCAATCAGACCTTGCGGATCGACCAAGTTGCTCTCAATACAACTCAAGACCCTGAATTAAAGGCAAAATTAGAAGAGATTATCCAAGAAGTGCATAACCCGATGATCGTGGAGCTGACAGACTTCTTTAAGAAGGAAGGGATTCCCCTCCCCAACACGACACCAGAAAAACCAATGGCTCATGATCTAAAAGATATTCCTCCTGACGCATTAATCAGTGATGAGGAAATTGCGAACTTGCTTGTCTATAATTTATACATTGGAATCAACTCAGCTGTCAGAGGACTTACCGAAGCCGTTCGAGCTGATGTTGGGATGATGTTTGCAAAATACGAGATGATGAAATTAACTTATTTTATCACCCTGAAAGATCTCATGAAAAGACGAGGATGGTTACACATTCCTCCGTATTATCGTGCTGAATGA
- a CDS encoding ABC transporter substrate-binding protein, with protein sequence MKLITDYLLLRKTFSTHEMNQPFPITIAELAQALFYTTRNVNHILNKMSQLGWIAFESGRGRGHSSQMTFLVSSENLLLQECMEMAKRGDMESVFRLLREFGTPEAKNHFIQWLSGYFGYEVSVEQSHYRETIRLPIYRKINTLDPAECFFRLDSHMVKQLFNTLVEFPTECGLAHHWKRNEEATSWTLFLYKGVRFHHGKELSADDVVYTFKRMKENYPHLRWLVDQIQEVRALSPYVVQFVLSKPNHLFLQYLAYTPSCIIPSDGVLQSGTGPYKLAKKSDGILILEAFTDYFKERAHIDVVEIINIPEENEDFILDPSMVMVQTGEGVPPHSAPMDVHDEFVSGSCMLSVNLRKEGPLQNIHLRKALTHMINRARMIWDLGDPRFYPSSGFNLQMRPRFIDMDYELDKAKSYLALSEYKGETLALYTYKRHEADARWLKEQLRPFGIMVSITILTWREMQDPKNQDQADFILFEAILSEGEVQFIELFQSGYSFIHNHLSVSLSAELDEVIEEALAEPTEAARKQKLDTLEQKLKKEYACIFLVHKNIITVSPPSLKGVKINEKGWIDFKDLWFDHTSSQDGSFT encoded by the coding sequence ATGAAACTGATTACGGATTATCTTCTTCTTCGAAAGACGTTTTCCACACATGAAATGAATCAACCTTTTCCTATCACTATTGCAGAGTTAGCGCAAGCTTTGTTTTATACTACCCGGAACGTCAATCATATTCTTAACAAGATGTCGCAGTTGGGGTGGATTGCCTTTGAATCGGGAAGAGGACGGGGACATTCTTCTCAAATGACCTTTTTGGTTTCATCAGAAAATTTACTCCTTCAGGAATGCATGGAGATGGCCAAACGCGGAGATATGGAAAGTGTGTTTCGGCTATTGAGGGAGTTTGGCACGCCTGAAGCCAAAAATCATTTTATTCAATGGCTTTCGGGTTACTTTGGTTATGAAGTTTCAGTTGAGCAAAGTCATTACCGGGAGACGATTCGGCTGCCGATCTACCGGAAAATCAATACGTTGGATCCTGCCGAGTGTTTTTTTCGGTTGGACTCCCACATGGTCAAGCAGCTTTTTAATACCTTGGTTGAGTTTCCTACCGAATGCGGGCTGGCACATCATTGGAAAAGGAATGAGGAGGCCACCAGTTGGACGCTGTTTCTTTATAAAGGCGTTCGTTTTCATCATGGAAAAGAGCTCAGCGCGGATGACGTGGTCTATACGTTTAAAAGAATGAAGGAGAACTACCCTCACCTAAGATGGCTCGTTGATCAAATCCAAGAAGTTCGGGCTCTTTCCCCTTATGTGGTTCAATTTGTCTTATCTAAACCCAACCATCTGTTTCTTCAGTACCTGGCGTATACACCTTCTTGCATTATCCCAAGTGATGGGGTACTCCAAAGCGGGACCGGGCCCTACAAGCTCGCCAAAAAATCCGATGGAATTTTGATTCTAGAAGCTTTCACCGACTACTTCAAAGAGCGGGCTCATATAGATGTTGTGGAAATCATTAACATCCCTGAGGAGAATGAGGACTTCATCCTTGATCCCTCTATGGTGATGGTACAGACAGGGGAAGGTGTTCCCCCTCATTCGGCTCCCATGGATGTGCACGATGAGTTTGTTTCTGGCAGTTGCATGTTGTCTGTTAATCTCCGCAAAGAAGGTCCTCTTCAAAACATTCATTTGAGGAAGGCTCTTACTCATATGATTAACAGAGCTCGCATGATTTGGGATCTGGGGGACCCGCGTTTTTACCCCTCCAGCGGATTTAACCTTCAGATGCGGCCAAGATTTATTGATATGGACTATGAGTTAGACAAAGCAAAGTCGTATTTGGCCTTGTCCGAGTACAAGGGTGAAACCCTTGCCTTGTATACTTATAAACGACACGAAGCTGATGCCCGTTGGCTGAAGGAGCAGCTTCGCCCCTTCGGCATTATGGTCTCTATCACCATTCTGACCTGGAGAGAAATGCAGGATCCGAAAAACCAAGATCAAGCAGATTTCATTTTGTTTGAAGCCATTTTAAGCGAAGGTGAAGTCCAGTTTATTGAGTTGTTTCAATCCGGATACAGTTTTATTCATAACCATCTGTCCGTCAGCCTCAGCGCGGAATTGGATGAAGTGATCGAAGAAGCCTTGGCGGAACCGACAGAGGCGGCAAGAAAGCAAAAGCTGGACACCCTGGAACAAAAATTAAAGAAGGAATATGCGTGTATTTTTTTAGTGCATAAAAACATCATCACCGTATCTCCTCCATCCCTAAAAGGCGTTAAGATCAACGAGAAGGGATGGATCGATTTTAAAGATCTGTGGTTTGATCATACTTCGAGCCAAGATGGAAGCTTTACCTAG
- a CDS encoding AraC family transcriptional regulator, producing MRSQQVENAIRFIEDHLTNPIAVEEVTKQVNFSYYHFHRLFKALTGETLGGYIRKRRLTEAAIHLLHTNHSIISIKKYRRRIPN from the coding sequence ATGAGATCCCAGCAGGTTGAAAATGCCATTCGTTTTATCGAAGATCATCTTACAAATCCCATTGCAGTAGAAGAAGTGACCAAACAGGTCAACTTCTCCTACTATCATTTTCATCGTCTTTTTAAAGCGTTAACTGGAGAAACCCTTGGAGGCTACATTCGGAAAAGAAGGTTAACGGAAGCTGCGATCCATTTATTACATACGAACCACTCCATCATTTCTATAAAGAAATATCGGAGACGAATTCCAAATTAG
- a CDS encoding erythromycin esterase family protein — translation MMDSQRILDQIQKHAFPLDDDQDLDPLVEAIGDASIVLLGESTHGTSEFYKVRAELSKRLIEQKGFSFLAVEGDWPSCFDLNRYIKQHSGVSSDIDEVMQSFNRWPTWMWANRETAELMQWLRSYNDQHKENQVGFYGLDVYSLWESMEEIIRYLERMGSGDVELAKQAFACFEPFSRSEQTYGVSAAFLSEDCEKEVVQLLQEMRANRHQYGEEEATINMELNALVAVNAERYYRAMVRGGPESWNIRDQHMVQVLSRLMKFHGPQAKTIVWEHNTHIGDARATDMVKEGMVNVGQLIREQEGPDKVFAVGFGTHHGSVIAARAWGVELERMSVPRAVPNSWEDLMHRANSRDQILIFRDHHESYRVEIDHRAIGVVYHPEDERYNYVPSIMSERYDAFVYLDETHALEPIPIQSLVYS, via the coding sequence ATGATGGACAGTCAAAGGATCTTAGACCAAATTCAGAAGCATGCCTTTCCCTTGGATGACGATCAAGACTTAGATCCATTAGTAGAAGCGATTGGAGATGCTTCTATTGTGTTGCTAGGAGAGTCTACTCACGGGACTTCAGAATTTTATAAGGTACGCGCCGAATTGTCCAAGCGATTGATTGAACAGAAGGGTTTTTCTTTCCTTGCCGTGGAAGGAGACTGGCCTTCGTGCTTTGACTTAAATCGGTATATTAAGCAACACTCCGGTGTCTCATCGGACATTGATGAGGTAATGCAGAGCTTCAACCGCTGGCCTACCTGGATGTGGGCGAATAGGGAGACGGCGGAATTGATGCAGTGGCTTCGCAGCTATAACGATCAGCATAAAGAAAATCAAGTTGGATTTTATGGGCTGGATGTCTACAGCTTGTGGGAGTCCATGGAGGAAATCATCCGTTATTTAGAACGGATGGGATCCGGGGATGTCGAGCTAGCAAAACAAGCCTTTGCTTGCTTTGAGCCTTTTTCAAGAAGTGAACAAACGTATGGGGTTTCTGCTGCTTTTCTATCCGAGGACTGTGAAAAGGAAGTAGTTCAGCTTCTTCAAGAAATGCGTGCTAACCGCCATCAATATGGTGAGGAGGAAGCCACTATCAATATGGAGTTAAATGCCTTGGTAGCGGTGAATGCGGAGCGATATTATCGGGCAATGGTGCGCGGCGGCCCTGAGTCTTGGAACATTAGAGACCAACATATGGTTCAAGTCTTAAGTCGATTAATGAAGTTTCACGGTCCACAGGCTAAGACGATTGTTTGGGAACATAATACGCATATTGGGGATGCACGAGCGACCGATATGGTAAAGGAAGGCATGGTGAATGTCGGACAATTAATCCGAGAGCAAGAGGGACCTGATAAGGTCTTTGCTGTTGGATTTGGTACTCACCATGGATCTGTGATTGCGGCAAGAGCTTGGGGAGTAGAGCTAGAGAGGATGAGCGTACCGAGAGCGGTCCCCAATAGTTGGGAAGATCTCATGCACCGTGCCAATAGTCGGGATCAGATTCTCATCTTTCGGGACCACCATGAATCGTATCGCGTGGAAATCGATCACAGGGCCATCGGAGTCGTTTACCATCCTGAGGATGAACGCTATAACTATGTTCCCTCGATCATGTCTGAACGCTATGATGCCTTTGTTTATTTAGATGAAACCCATGCGCTGGAGCCTATTCCAATTCAATCGTTGGTTTATAGTTAA